A window of Williamwhitmania sp. contains these coding sequences:
- the rplV gene encoding 50S ribosomal protein L22 — MGARKRITAEKNKAERKEKAYAILRNSPSSPRKMRLVIDLVRGVEVNKALAILRYSTKEASRKVEKLVLSAMANWEAKNEGVRIEDSNVYVKEIFVDGGKMLKRIRTAPQGRAHRIRKRSNHVTVVLGSLNANDTQAK, encoded by the coding sequence ATGGGTGCAAGAAAACGAATAACAGCAGAAAAAAATAAAGCGGAGAGAAAAGAGAAGGCTTACGCAATTTTGCGTAACAGCCCAAGTTCTCCCAGAAAAATGCGCTTAGTTATCGATTTAGTTCGTGGTGTGGAAGTCAACAAAGCGTTGGCAATTCTCCGCTACAGCACTAAAGAGGCTTCCCGTAAGGTTGAAAAGCTGGTTCTTTCAGCAATGGCCAACTGGGAGGCAAAGAACGAGGGCGTGCGCATTGAAGACAGCAACGTTTACGTAAAGGAGATCTTTGTGGACGGCGGAAAGATGTTGAAAAGAATCAGGACCGCTCCTCAGGGACGCGCTCACCGTATCCGGAAAAGATCAAACCATGTTACGGTTGTATTAGGTAGTTTGAACGCTAACGACACTCAGGCAAAATAA
- the rpsS gene encoding 30S ribosomal protein S19, which translates to MSRSLKKGPYIAYQLEKKVLTMNESAKKTVIKTWSRASMISPDFVGHTIAVHNGNKFIPVYITENMVGHKLGEFAPTRTFRGHSGNKKK; encoded by the coding sequence ATGAGTCGATCACTTAAAAAAGGTCCTTACATAGCATATCAGCTGGAGAAGAAGGTTCTCACCATGAACGAAAGCGCAAAAAAGACCGTCATTAAAACATGGTCTCGTGCAAGCATGATCTCTCCCGATTTCGTGGGTCATACTATCGCCGTTCACAATGGGAACAAGTTTATTCCAGTCTACATTACCGAGAATATGGTTGGTCACAAGCTGGGAGAGTTTGCCCCAACTCGCACCTTTAGAGGTCATTCAGGTAATAAGAAGAAATAA